The Nostoc punctiforme PCC 73102 genome includes a region encoding these proteins:
- a CDS encoding CHASE2 domain-containing protein, with the protein MKLTGSLPAAPELSELYRRWQLLYTAVHQSLGRNQRIKVHSQDITNISINDFDEVCQQLQANINAWLQFESFQNIERQLRTQLNRDDEIRVIIETNIVLLHRLPWHLWHFFEDYPKAELALSNHEYASHHVLLKSSAGKVKILAILGNRVGIDIDKDSSLLEALTDAQTTFLVEPSRKTLDEYLWKQDWDILFFAGHSTSLANGEIGEIGINQTENLTIPQLKNALKNAIRRGLQLVIFNSCDGIGLARNLADLNIPQTIVMREAVPDLIAQEFLKHFLIAFAGSKPFYLAVREARERLQGLENEFPCASWLPVIYQNPTTVPTTWLALLGNFGDTKFMGIATKGKIANPKSQLLTVLISIFIVAVSTVGLRYLGVFEKIELQTFDQMLRLRPKEDPEPRLIIVEITEKDIQSRPEKTLGWKSVSDSTLATLLNKLQKYEPRVIGLDIYRDFADPLNKLNPIELPTELGKDNVVVVCKSRDRKYDPQGVKAPKDVPVERQGFTDGVQDPDGIVRRQILMMAQEPPSTCKTPYSLSLQLAARYLFAENIQPEFQKDYVQFGSKVLKRLKPGRSGGYQQGVELGGMQLLVNYRDTDYQRVSLEDILTNKFDPKLLKDKVVIVGVTANTISDTWSTPYSAAQQPYQETPGVLIQAQMVSQVLSAVLDERLILWVLPFWGDMIWICAWSVGGSLIVWCVRSLFDRGWVIVAMVFVLYGVCAIALFQQGLWLPFIPTAFGVVTSGVVVLFIQSRREFSTATHSLRE; encoded by the coding sequence ATGAAATTAACAGGGAGTTTGCCAGCAGCACCAGAATTAAGCGAACTCTACCGTAGATGGCAGTTACTCTATACAGCAGTACATCAAAGTCTGGGTCGCAATCAACGTATAAAAGTGCATTCCCAAGACATAACCAATATTTCTATCAATGACTTCGATGAAGTGTGTCAACAGCTACAAGCAAATATCAATGCTTGGTTACAATTTGAATCGTTTCAGAACATTGAGCGGCAGTTGCGTACTCAACTCAATCGGGATGATGAAATTAGAGTTATTATTGAAACGAATATAGTTCTACTACATCGCTTGCCTTGGCATCTGTGGCATTTTTTTGAAGATTATCCTAAAGCTGAATTAGCTTTAAGCAATCATGAGTATGCATCTCATCATGTATTACTAAAATCTTCAGCAGGTAAGGTAAAAATTTTGGCGATTCTAGGTAATAGAGTCGGTATTGATATTGATAAAGATAGCTCTTTGCTAGAAGCTTTAACAGATGCCCAAACTACGTTTCTTGTCGAACCATCACGTAAAACACTTGATGAATATCTTTGGAAACAGGATTGGGATATCCTATTTTTTGCGGGACATAGCACTAGTCTTGCTAATGGAGAGATAGGAGAGATTGGCATCAATCAAACAGAAAATTTAACTATTCCACAGTTAAAAAATGCACTGAAAAATGCAATTAGGCGTGGTTTACAACTGGTAATTTTCAATTCTTGTGATGGAATTGGGTTAGCACGAAATTTAGCTGATTTAAATATTCCCCAAACGATTGTCATGCGGGAAGCAGTGCCAGATTTAATAGCGCAGGAATTCTTAAAACACTTTCTTATCGCCTTTGCAGGTAGCAAACCATTTTACTTGGCTGTGCGAGAAGCAAGAGAAAGACTTCAGGGATTGGAAAATGAATTTCCTTGTGCTAGCTGGTTACCAGTAATTTATCAAAATCCTACAACTGTGCCGACTACGTGGCTAGCACTGCTAGGCAATTTTGGCGATACTAAATTTATGGGTATTGCGACTAAAGGTAAAATTGCTAACCCAAAATCTCAACTTTTGACTGTACTAATTAGTATTTTTATTGTAGCTGTTTCAACAGTGGGTTTAAGATACTTGGGAGTGTTTGAGAAAATCGAATTACAAACTTTTGACCAAATGCTACGGCTGCGACCCAAGGAAGACCCAGAGCCAAGATTGATAATTGTGGAAATCACTGAAAAAGATATTCAATCTCGACCTGAAAAAACTCTAGGTTGGAAATCAGTTTCGGATAGTACTTTAGCAACATTGCTGAATAAATTACAAAAGTATGAACCGCGAGTTATTGGATTAGATATTTACAGAGACTTTGCCGACCCTCTAAATAAATTAAATCCAATCGAACTTCCGACTGAACTTGGTAAAGATAATGTTGTTGTTGTCTGCAAAAGCCGCGATCGCAAATATGACCCCCAAGGTGTGAAAGCTCCAAAAGACGTACCTGTAGAACGTCAAGGTTTTACGGATGGAGTTCAAGATCCAGATGGGATCGTCCGTCGCCAAATCTTGATGATGGCACAAGAGCCTCCTTCAACTTGTAAAACGCCTTATTCGCTGTCGTTACAATTAGCTGCGCGTTACTTATTTGCGGAAAATATTCAACCTGAATTTCAGAAAGATTATGTACAATTTGGCTCTAAAGTCTTAAAACGCTTAAAACCTGGGCGCAGTGGTGGCTATCAACAAGGAGTTGAGTTAGGCGGAATGCAATTACTTGTCAACTACCGCGATACTGATTATCAGAGAGTTTCCCTGGAAGATATATTGACTAATAAATTTGACCCGAAATTACTTAAAGATAAGGTAGTGATCGTGGGAGTGACAGCTAACACCATCAGCGATACTTGGTCTACTCCTTACTCTGCTGCACAGCAACCTTACCAGGAAACACCAGGGGTATTGATCCAAGCGCAAATGGTCAGCCAAGTTTTAAGTGCAGTTTTAGATGAACGTCTAATTCTTTGGGTGTTGCCTTTCTGGGGCGATATGATTTGGATATGTGCATGGTCTGTAGGTGGAAGTCTAATTGTTTGGTGTGTGCGATCGCTCTTTGATCGGGGATGGGTCATAGTTGCAATGGTTTTTGTCTTATATGGAGTTTGTGCGATCGCTCTTTTCCAGCAAGGGCTATGGTTGCCATTTATTCCCACTGCCTTTGGTGTGGTTACAAGTGGTGTTGTTGTGTTATTTATTCAAAGTCGTCGGGAATTTTCCACTGCGACCCATTCCTTACGTGAATAA
- a CDS encoding DUF1822 family protein, with protein sequence MANQVDIMKDEVAKMTLDFTEPQEILLEISPSLQKSAWQESQVYATPSSRWCAYTNQICLYAFLNWIKTESVSKASVWYSSPGIPAFWEFVNGTAILLEEKRVVLIPSEAIDDSELEVPQEWVDIPSWVADYYLAVQVTPDGEWVRIWGYITHQELKSLAHYDQVDRTYCIDARYLIKDLNAFWITYQFCIKEEMKAAIAPLPELSTAQAENMQQLLSDSSVTFVRLAVPFTTWAALLDNEQWRQCLYEQHQRCLRRAVPTQFSQVQVNLSRWLLQIYDASWQAIETFFEPNTSSLAFNFRSSSGLNAAAIKRAKLIDLGMQIEAQKVILLVALMPEVNQQVSIRVQLHPACNQPYLPANIKLVLLSEQGEILQEVQARVQDMYVQLKLFDGEVGERFSIQVTLDSCQITENFVI encoded by the coding sequence ATGGCGAATCAAGTTGATATCATGAAAGATGAGGTAGCAAAAATGACTTTAGATTTTACAGAACCGCAAGAAATATTGTTAGAGATATCACCATCACTACAGAAAAGTGCTTGGCAAGAAAGTCAAGTTTACGCTACACCTAGCAGTCGCTGGTGTGCTTACACAAATCAAATTTGCCTCTATGCGTTTTTGAATTGGATAAAAACTGAATCTGTTTCAAAAGCAAGTGTTTGGTACAGTTCACCCGGTATCCCTGCTTTTTGGGAATTTGTCAATGGCACAGCAATTCTGTTAGAGGAAAAGCGAGTTGTTTTAATTCCCAGCGAGGCAATTGATGATAGCGAGTTAGAAGTCCCTCAAGAATGGGTAGACATTCCCAGTTGGGTAGCAGACTATTATTTAGCAGTACAAGTCACACCAGATGGCGAGTGGGTAAGAATTTGGGGTTATATAACCCATCAGGAACTTAAATCACTGGCACACTATGACCAAGTAGATAGAACTTATTGTATAGATGCACGGTACTTAATTAAAGACCTTAATGCTTTTTGGATAACCTACCAATTTTGTATAAAAGAGGAGATGAAAGCTGCGATCGCTCCACTACCAGAATTATCGACTGCTCAAGCAGAAAATATGCAGCAACTGTTAAGCGATTCTTCAGTCACATTTGTGAGGCTAGCAGTACCTTTTACAACCTGGGCAGCACTACTGGATAATGAACAATGGCGGCAATGCTTATATGAACAGCATCAGCGATGTCTACGACGGGCTGTGCCTACGCAATTTTCCCAAGTGCAAGTGAATCTCAGTCGTTGGCTTCTTCAGATTTACGATGCTTCTTGGCAAGCTATAGAGACTTTTTTTGAGCCAAATACCAGTAGCCTAGCTTTTAATTTTCGTAGTTCTTCTGGGTTAAATGCTGCCGCTATCAAACGCGCCAAATTGATTGACTTGGGAATGCAAATAGAGGCACAGAAAGTTATCTTATTAGTTGCCTTAATGCCAGAGGTTAACCAACAAGTTAGTATTCGTGTGCAACTACATCCAGCTTGTAATCAACCTTACCTACCCGCTAATATCAAGCTAGTTTTACTTTCAGAGCAAGGGGAAATACTTCAAGAAGTACAAGCAAGAGTTCAAGATATGTACGTGCAATTGAAACTATTTGATGGGGAAGTGGGGGAACGTTTTAGCATCCAAGTGACTCTTGATAGTTGCCAAATAACAGAAAATTTCGTGATTTAG
- a CDS encoding sigma-70 family RNA polymerase sigma factor → MRPRQEITEMFSTFVHLERDRFSKWLIDIKLHRSIQNCLEYSPLVPNSENFWALYWHKHWRKQSNHLARMHLSAYLQEPSYWSAKKTIAKFTNSQYSLADYFQMASAEIETVLKSFNPEKCSSLKAYATMALPSRLKDILRQRKEADICTNWGLLRKVSKKQFLEALDKAGLSPAIIAQYRLAWNCFKELYVQNQPGGIKALPEPERQIWEAIANLYNRERQNQLTQPTPQCTREKIEQWLTQAAIYVRAYLYPPVSSLNLAISEDDSIATLDLPDPSSDSLIAEMIAEEDAQHQQNQQSQIQAILLKTLQTFETKTKEILKLYYQQGLTQPQIVQHLQMSQPTVSRRLFKARESLLTALIQWTQETFNISVNSNQVKDMSTALEEWLRVKYGESS, encoded by the coding sequence ATGCGTCCTCGTCAAGAAATTACCGAGATGTTCTCAACCTTTGTTCATTTGGAAAGAGACAGATTCAGCAAATGGTTGATTGATATCAAACTACATCGAAGCATTCAAAATTGCTTGGAGTATTCACCGTTAGTCCCTAACTCAGAAAACTTTTGGGCACTATATTGGCACAAGCATTGGCGAAAGCAATCTAATCACCTTGCCAGAATGCATTTGTCTGCTTATTTACAAGAACCAAGTTACTGGAGTGCTAAAAAAACAATTGCTAAATTTACCAATAGCCAATACAGCTTGGCAGATTACTTTCAAATGGCGAGTGCTGAAATTGAAACGGTTCTCAAAAGCTTTAATCCAGAAAAATGTTCTAGTTTAAAAGCTTATGCTACTATGGCACTTCCCAGTCGGCTAAAAGATATTTTACGCCAACGTAAGGAAGCTGATATTTGCACAAATTGGGGATTGTTACGCAAAGTAAGCAAAAAGCAGTTCTTAGAAGCTCTGGATAAAGCTGGATTATCACCTGCTATCATTGCCCAATATCGGCTTGCCTGGAATTGTTTCAAAGAACTGTATGTGCAAAACCAACCAGGAGGCATAAAGGCACTACCAGAACCAGAACGCCAAATTTGGGAAGCTATTGCCAACCTCTACAACCGCGAACGACAAAATCAATTAACTCAACCTACTCCACAATGCACGAGAGAGAAAATTGAACAGTGGTTAACTCAAGCAGCTATTTACGTGCGTGCTTATCTTTATCCACCTGTTAGTTCTCTAAATTTAGCTATATCAGAAGATGACTCCATAGCAACTCTTGATTTGCCAGATCCATCCTCTGATTCATTAATCGCTGAGATGATAGCCGAAGAGGATGCCCAACACCAACAAAATCAACAATCTCAGATTCAAGCTATCTTGTTAAAAACTTTACAAACTTTTGAGACTAAAACCAAGGAAATACTTAAACTTTACTACCAACAGGGGCTAACTCAGCCACAGATTGTACAACACCTACAAATGAGTCAGCCTACTGTTTCTCGCAGGCTATTCAAAGCTAGAGAATCCTTGCTGACAGCATTGATCCAATGGACTCAAGAGACCTTTAATATTTCTGTAAATTCCAACCAAGTTAAAGATATGAGTACTGCTTTGGAAGAATGGTTGAGAGTTAAGTATGGCGAATCAAGTTGA
- a CDS encoding WD40 repeat domain-containing protein, whose translation MWDLQGQQLSKFTAHQGSVRSLSLSPNGQQLATAGEDRTMRLWNLQGERLAEFSANSRNVIFGPDGQRLATVGVDGNAKLSYGKLKRLRNC comes from the coding sequence TTGTGGGATTTGCAAGGTCAGCAGTTATCTAAATTCACTGCCCATCAAGGTTCGGTTAGGAGTCTCAGTTTAAGCCCAAATGGTCAACAACTGGCTACTGCTGGAGAAGATCGTACTATGCGTTTATGGAATTTACAGGGTGAGCGGTTGGCAGAATTTTCAGCAAATTCTCGGAACGTTATTTTTGGTCCAGATGGTCAACGATTAGCTACCGTAGGAGTTGATGGTAATGCTAAGTTAAGTTATGGCAAATTGAAACGTTTGAGGAATTGTTGA
- a CDS encoding tyrosine-type recombinase/integrase, producing the protein MLLSEKRSESTRKAYDRDIKDFFTKMFAVESTAEWVVRFLALPGAQALLWVVKYKAKMIEQRLSEATVNRRLSALRALVHKGRVLGVCGYTLEDIKGETVIKYRDTSGVTPQEFKQILLTCDPTTAKGVRDYALLRLLWDNALRRGEIAKLKMGDFDRQNSKLLILGKGRGSQRETIDLTPKTRDAICYWLAFRGLASTKDALFVALDLNTPGHPLTDTGIAKMVRTRAKKANISKPLSPHRIRHSSITAALDAGQSVREVQKLSRHTKLETLMIYDDNRQQHQLKVSSVLADLV; encoded by the coding sequence ATGTTGTTGTCGGAGAAGCGTAGTGAGTCCACGCGGAAAGCTTATGATCGGGACATTAAAGATTTTTTTACCAAGATGTTTGCGGTGGAATCGACGGCGGAATGGGTGGTGCGATTTTTGGCACTGCCGGGGGCGCAAGCACTCTTGTGGGTGGTCAAGTACAAAGCCAAGATGATTGAGCAGAGGTTATCGGAGGCCACGGTTAACCGGCGGTTGTCAGCTCTACGGGCGCTGGTGCATAAGGGTAGAGTGTTGGGGGTTTGTGGTTACACCTTGGAGGATATTAAGGGTGAGACTGTCATTAAATACCGAGATACCAGTGGTGTTACTCCCCAGGAATTTAAGCAGATACTTTTGACTTGCGATCCAACAACGGCGAAGGGGGTCAGGGATTATGCTTTGCTGCGCTTGCTTTGGGATAATGCGCTACGACGGGGGGAGATTGCGAAGTTAAAGATGGGGGATTTTGACCGTCAAAATAGCAAACTGCTGATTTTGGGTAAGGGAAGGGGTAGTCAACGGGAGACGATTGATTTAACTCCTAAGACTAGGGATGCAATTTGTTATTGGTTGGCGTTTCGGGGGTTGGCATCAACTAAGGATGCGTTGTTTGTGGCGTTGGATCTGAATACGCCGGGGCATCCTTTGACGGATACGGGGATTGCCAAGATGGTAAGAACACGGGCGAAAAAGGCGAATATTAGTAAGCCGTTAAGTCCGCACCGCATTCGGCACAGTTCGATTACGGCGGCGTTGGATGCGGGGCAGAGTGTGCGGGAGGTGCAGAAACTCAGTCGGCACACCAAGTTGGAGACGTTAATGATTTATGACGATAATCGACAGCAGCACCAGTTGAAGGTGAGTAGCGTGCTGGCGGATTTGGTTTGA
- a CDS encoding ParA family protein produces MHIIAVVNGKGGSAKTTTSVNLAAILAEKSKVLLVDADPQGSATWWAERNERDFELSKETDTNELLKLKKVKGFDFIIVDTPPALHFEALQITIDAADFVLLPSPPAPMDLQALIETVQASIMPANVKFRVLLTRVDPRSLGKALDAQQALMQGGIPAFNGFVRAYAVHEQAVLDGIPITQVRGKIAREAEGDYRRVADELLREVNTHG; encoded by the coding sequence GTGCATATTATTGCTGTTGTGAACGGAAAGGGAGGGTCAGCTAAGACGACAACTAGCGTCAATTTAGCAGCCATCCTTGCTGAGAAATCAAAAGTATTGTTGGTAGATGCAGATCCTCAAGGTTCTGCTACTTGGTGGGCAGAGCGCAATGAGCGAGATTTTGAATTATCTAAGGAAACAGATACGAATGAGTTGTTAAAACTTAAAAAAGTAAAAGGGTTTGATTTTATTATTGTGGACACTCCTCCGGCACTCCACTTTGAGGCACTGCAAATTACTATCGATGCAGCTGATTTTGTTTTGCTGCCATCTCCCCCAGCCCCAATGGATCTTCAGGCACTGATTGAAACTGTACAGGCATCGATCATGCCAGCAAATGTTAAGTTTCGAGTTTTATTAACTCGTGTTGATCCTCGTAGTTTGGGTAAGGCACTTGATGCTCAACAAGCACTCATGCAAGGAGGTATTCCTGCATTTAACGGTTTTGTCAGGGCTTATGCTGTTCATGAACAAGCTGTTCTTGATGGCATACCAATTACTCAAGTTCGCGGAAAAATAGCTCGTGAAGCTGAAGGGGATTATCGGCGTGTTGCTGATGAGCTTTTGAGAGAGGTAAATACTCATGGCTAA
- a CDS encoding SGNH/GDSL hydrolase family protein codes for MFPIKVSAAIFDKIFVFGDDLSDTGNFFNATGQTSPSSPPFYQGRASNGPIWIDYLSQYLGLNPTPYTAVLGGASSSQGINYAYINATTGTANLFANLTSDPLLALGLQQEINAFTTTNPTADPNALYIVWAGAADYIPVTNSFQPYQTPTQTISNLSQAINSLVKVGAQNIFVPNLPDLGKNPYIQDTPLATPLNTLTSEHNADLAKLINIQNQSLDNGVKIQLFDVNSLFNAILSNPAKYGFTNVQDSCLDQLDPSKITLCGTQPNIQNQYLFWYSLEPTTAFHKIVADAAYQQLVPVHEPSTGLGLLALGAVSAIFVTRVKYTSRKAKMSQLSS; via the coding sequence ATGTTTCCGATCAAAGTTTCGGCAGCTATATTCGATAAAATTTTTGTCTTTGGCGACGATCTCTCCGATACTGGCAACTTCTTCAATGCTACGGGACAAACCTCACCTTCTTCCCCACCTTTCTATCAAGGACGTGCTTCTAATGGCCCAATCTGGATAGATTATCTCTCACAATATCTAGGATTAAACCCCACTCCTTACACTGCTGTTCTTGGGGGTGCTAGCTCTAGCCAAGGCATTAACTATGCCTATATAAACGCTACAACGGGAACCGCTAATCTTTTTGCCAATCTTACTTCTGACCCTTTACTAGCATTGGGATTGCAGCAGGAGATAAACGCCTTTACAACAACTAATCCTACTGCCGATCCGAATGCTCTTTATATAGTGTGGGCTGGTGCTGCTGATTACATTCCTGTTACAAACAGTTTTCAGCCTTATCAGACACCTACCCAAACAATTAGTAATTTATCGCAAGCAATTAATTCGCTAGTTAAAGTCGGCGCTCAAAACATTTTTGTGCCTAACTTACCAGATTTGGGAAAAAACCCTTATATACAGGACACACCTCTAGCCACACCGCTCAATACTCTGACTTCTGAACATAACGCCGATTTGGCTAAATTGATTAATATTCAAAATCAAAGTCTAGATAATGGGGTCAAAATTCAACTTTTTGATGTTAATTCTTTATTTAATGCAATTCTCTCCAATCCAGCGAAATATGGTTTTACAAATGTGCAAGATTCTTGTCTAGATCAATTAGATCCAAGCAAAATCACTTTGTGCGGTACTCAGCCTAATATTCAAAACCAGTATTTGTTCTGGTATTCGCTCGAACCGACAACAGCTTTCCATAAGATAGTGGCAGACGCAGCTTACCAGCAACTTGTGCCCGTCCATGAACCTTCTACTGGGTTAGGTTTGTTAGCACTCGGTGCTGTAAGCGCAATTTTTGTTACCCGTGTTAAGTATACCTCTCGGAAGGCGAAAATGAGCCAACTTAGCAGTTGA